One segment of Fusarium falciforme chromosome 13, complete sequence DNA contains the following:
- a CDS encoding DUF2263 domain-containing protein, giving the protein MAPPRSSRVRPSEVAADTKRNFIPLVKKNYGDIFPPYSYLYRQPIAQLTIQRSKPSTRPPSFRIVVGDPVMKALAYAAMDTQASEAVGGPRVRIPFICAANERRPGGDWEIGRVGYEEKLCRRSNLSATLNTPWPNSPEPNNYPIPSQGGILSDVVVVCRGPHDRYDRLDSWFDLPVVSVPPTRWPKLKNNGHKYSFAEEREMTRDKLRGALRICLYNGYDRVVIGDFGLGSGYRNPPQELAELWRDVFLFDPDLRGQFAYVVFVFENPLQSTTRYILDGITKNGSGSKAKPRAGSSSSSSSSKDDGSAPTDRHIFEQVFSPAEVDRVLRQPDPRYGLGMITT; this is encoded by the coding sequence ATGGCTCCACCCAGATCTAGCCGGGTACGGCCTTCCGAAGTCGCAGCCGATACCAAAAGGAATTTCATCCCACTTGTCAAGAAGAACTACGGCGACATCTTTCCACCTTACTCCTACCTTTATCGGCAACCTATCGCACAGCTCACCATTCAGCGTTCAAAACCTAGTACCCGGCCGCCCTCCTTCAGAATCGTGGTTGGCGATCCGGTCATGAAGGCCCTTGCCTACGCTGCAATGGATACGCAAGCGAGCGAGGCAGTCGGTGGCCCCCGTGTGCGAATTCCTTTCATCTGTGCCGCCAATGAACGAAGACCTGGGGGAGATTGGGAGATTGGTCGTGTCGGATATGAAGAAAAGCTTTGCCGACGAAGTAACCTCTCAGCCACTCTCAACACACCTTGGCCCAATTCGCCGGAACCAAACAACTACCCCATCCCATCGCAGGGCGGCATCCTGTCCGATGTTGTCGTAGTTTGTCGCGGGCCTCATGACCGCTACGATAGGTTGGACAGCTGGTTTGACCTACCTGTTGTGTCGGTTCCACCAACCCGGTGGCCGAAACTCAAGAACAACGGCCATAAGTATTCCTTTGCGGAGGAGCGCGAGATGACTCGCGACAAGCTCCGTGGCGCGCTCCGTATCTGCCTCTACAATGGATATGATCGTGTGGTCATTGGCGACTTTGGCTTGGGCAGCGGTTATCGCAACCCACCTCAAGAGTTGGCGGAGCTTTGGCGGGATGTCTTTCTATTTGACCCAGATCTTCGCGGTCAATTTGCCTATGTGGTTTTCGTATTCGAGAACCCCCTTCAAAGCACGACGCGCTATATTCTCGATGGGATCACCAAGAACGGGAGTGGCTCCAAAGCCAAGCCTCGGGCTGGATCCTCGAGTTCATCGAGTTCAAGCAAGGACGATGGCAGCGCTCCCACCGATCGACACATCTTCGAGCAAGTCTTCAGCCCTGCTGAGGTTGACCGAGTGCTTCGGCAACCCGATCCCCGGTATGGACTCGGCATGATCACGACGTGA
- a CDS encoding SPBc2 prophage-derived aminoglycoside N(3')-acetyltransferase-like protein YokD has translation MHPSLPKGPLCTRSSLANNLRSLGLSPGDTVLVHSSLSRIGWINGGAETLVHSLLDVLAPQGTLVVPTHTGSNSDPAGWVNPPVPQSWWQTIRDTMPVFDVRTSRTERMGVVSETVRTWPGAVRSMHPQTSFSAIGANSKVVTEAHALDSLLGDESPLTRLEDVDAKVLLLGVGFDVCTCFHLAEYRINSRKADNSFAALVDGKRTWMTVLDVAVSNDDFLELGKDFVAETGLTNGKIGGAECWLFSLPQAVKFAEKWFASHRVPA, from the coding sequence ATGCATCCGTCACTCCCCAAAGGGCCGCTCTGCACCAGGTCCTCCCTGGCCAACAACCTTCGCAGTCTCGGCCTCAGCCCAGGGGACACAGTTCTCGTCCATTCCTCCCTCAGTCGTATTGGCTGGATTAATGGTGGAGCCGAAACCCTCGTCCACTCTCTTCTCGATGTCCTCGCTCCCCAAGGCACTCTAGTCGTTCCCACGCATACCGGTAGCAACTCAGACCCAGCAGGGTGGGTTAACCCGCCTGTTCCCCAATCATGGTGGCAGACTATTCGAGATACTATGCCTGTATTCGACGTGCGAACCAGTCGAACCGAGCGTATGGGTGTTGTATCGGAAACGGTCCGAACTTGGCCAGGTGCAGTGAGGAGTATGCATCCTCAGACATCGTTCAGTGCGATTGGTGCGAATTCGAAAGTTGTTACAGAGGCGCATGCACTGGATAGCCTGCTCGGTGACGAGAGTCCCCTAACACGATTGGAAGACGTGGATGCAAAAGTTCTACTCTTGGGAGTTGGGTTCGACGTTTGCACGTGTTTTCATCTGGCCGAGTATAGAATCAATTCACGAAAGGCTGATAACTCGTTTGCGGCTCTGGTGGACGGAAAGCGGACATGGATGACGGTGTTGGACGTCGCTGTGAGTAACGACGATTTTCTCGAGCTAGGGAAGGATTTTGTCGCTGAAACCGGCCTCACCAATGGTAAGATTGGTGGAGCAGAGTGTTGGTTGTTCTCCCTGCCGCAGGCAGTCAAGTTTGCTGAGAAGTGGTTTGCATCGCATCGAGTGCCTGCTTAA